In Bacillota bacterium, one DNA window encodes the following:
- the ilvD gene encoding dihydroxy-acid dehydratase, whose product MARSNPVRPAPAGPLTAGLERAPHRSLLRALGLTDAEMAGPFVGVASAFSELVPGHLHLRSLTEAVKAGVRLAGGVPLEFPVIGVCDGLAMNHAGMKYSLATRELIADSVEAMAVGHALDALVLIPNCDKIIPGMLMAAARVNLPAALVSGGPMLAGRHDGRAVDLSTVFEAVGAVKAGRLDPGKLDELETAACPGCGSCSGMFTANSMNCLTEAIGMALPGNGTIPAVSAARVRLAKETGAAAVRALRHGIRPRDVITPAAVRNGLALDMALGCSSNTVLHLLAIAREAGLGMDLSWVEEVGRHTPQLCLLRPAGPHHLQDLDEAGGVSEVMARLLAAGLIDGRTFTVGGRALKDVLAEATARGRAGTAPGRNSAGAEVIRELANPHSKDGGLAILRGNLAPGGAVVKAGAVRPEMLVHSGPARVYESEEASMKAIMDGLVRPGDVLVIRYEGPQGGPGMREMLSPTAALAGMGLDDRVALLTDGRFSGATRGAAIGHIVPEAAVGGPIALVEDGDVVAIDIPGHRLELKVSEEALAERRRAWKPRPPATDSPFLRRYAGLVGPASSGAVLDDGSKGRDKSSAKEVGR is encoded by the coding sequence ATGGCCCGTTCCAATCCCGTCAGGCCCGCTCCCGCCGGACCGCTCACCGCCGGCCTGGAGCGGGCTCCTCACCGTTCCCTCCTGCGCGCCCTGGGCCTGACCGATGCCGAGATGGCCGGGCCCTTCGTCGGCGTGGCCAGCGCCTTCAGCGAACTGGTTCCGGGACACCTTCACCTGCGGTCCCTGACCGAGGCGGTCAAGGCCGGCGTGCGGCTGGCCGGCGGGGTGCCCCTGGAGTTCCCGGTCATCGGCGTCTGCGACGGCCTGGCGATGAACCACGCCGGGATGAAGTACTCCCTGGCCACCCGGGAGCTCATCGCCGACTCGGTTGAGGCGATGGCCGTCGGGCACGCCCTCGACGCCCTGGTCCTCATCCCCAACTGCGACAAGATCATCCCCGGGATGCTCATGGCGGCCGCCCGGGTGAACCTCCCCGCGGCCCTCGTCAGCGGCGGCCCGATGCTGGCCGGCCGGCACGACGGGCGGGCCGTCGACCTGTCGACGGTCTTTGAAGCCGTCGGGGCGGTCAAGGCCGGCCGCCTCGACCCGGGCAAGCTCGACGAACTGGAGACGGCGGCCTGCCCCGGCTGCGGTTCATGCTCCGGGATGTTCACCGCCAACTCGATGAACTGCCTCACCGAGGCCATCGGCATGGCCCTCCCCGGCAACGGGACGATCCCGGCCGTCTCGGCGGCCCGCGTCCGGCTGGCCAAGGAGACTGGGGCCGCGGCCGTACGGGCCCTCCGGCACGGGATCAGACCTCGGGACGTGATCACCCCGGCCGCGGTCCGGAACGGCCTGGCCCTCGACATGGCCCTCGGCTGCTCGAGCAACACGGTCCTCCATCTCCTGGCCATCGCCCGCGAGGCCGGTCTGGGGATGGATCTGAGCTGGGTCGAGGAGGTCGGGCGACATACGCCTCAGCTCTGCCTCCTCCGTCCGGCCGGCCCCCACCACCTCCAGGACCTCGACGAGGCCGGCGGGGTCTCCGAAGTGATGGCCCGCCTGCTGGCCGCGGGTCTGATCGATGGGCGCACCTTCACCGTCGGCGGGCGGGCCCTCAAGGACGTCCTGGCTGAAGCCACGGCGCGCGGCCGGGCCGGCACGGCCCCCGGACGGAACAGCGCCGGGGCCGAGGTCATCCGGGAGCTGGCCAATCCCCACTCGAAGGACGGCGGCCTGGCCATCCTCCGCGGCAACCTGGCCCCCGGCGGGGCCGTCGTGAAAGCTGGGGCGGTCCGCCCGGAGATGCTCGTCCACAGCGGCCCGGCCCGGGTCTATGAGAGCGAAGAGGCCTCGATGAAGGCGATCATGGACGGTCTCGTCCGTCCCGGCGACGTCCTCGTCATCCGCTATGAGGGCCCGCAGGGTGGGCCGGGGATGCGGGAGATGCTCTCCCCCACCGCGGCCCTGGCCGGCATGGGCCTCGATGACCGAGTCGCTTTGTTGACCGACGGGCGTTTCTCGGGAGCGACCCGGGGCGCGGCCATCGGCCACATCGTCCCGGAAGCCGCCGTCGGCGGTCCCATCGCCCTGGTTGAAGACGGCGACGTGGTCGCCATCGACATCCCCGGTCATCGGCTCGAGCTGAAGGTCTCCGAGGAGGCCCTGGCCGAGCGGCGGCGGGCCTGGAAGCCGCGTCCCCCGGCCACCGACAGCCCCTTTCTCCGCCGCTACGCCGGTCTGGTCGGCCCGGCCTCGTCCGGGGCCGTGCTTGATGACGGGTCGAAGGGCCGCGACAAGTCGTCGGCCAAGGAGGTCGGACGATGA
- the ilvB gene encoding biosynthetic-type acetolactate synthase large subunit yields MKVTGAQALFKSLLEEDVEVIFGYPGGQVLEIYDALPQFPIRHILTRHEQGAVHAADGFARATGKVGVCLATSGPGAANLVTGLATAYMDSTPLVALTGQVSTALLGRDAFQESDLTGITMPITKHNYLVKDPADLPRIIKEAFHIASTGRPGPVLVDIPRDVQMGKVTFRYPSEVSLPGYKPTFYGHPAQITQAAKALGAAERPLILAGGGVTSSGAHEILMDLAEKLSIPVVSTLLGLGTIPADHPLFLGMLGMHGTYRANRAVHEADLLLAVGTRFSDRVTGPTDQFAAKAKIIHVDVDPAEIGKNVQVDIPVVGDARQILEVLTDKVGETKPDVAEWLAEIRSWHADGQSEVDDESPVNPPAAIRWIAEAAGQEAVIVTDVGQHQMWTAQHWPVRRPHTLISSGGLGTMGFGLPAAIGAKVGRPDAPVVLITGDGSFQMNVQELGTMAAEGIALKIFLFNNGSLGMVRQWQDLFLNGRLSQINLRGWPDFIRLVEAYGLKASRVERHGQLKSVLKTAMGTPEAHFVECQIDPDEKVFPMVPPGKSTMEMILGPG; encoded by the coding sequence ATGAAGGTCACCGGCGCACAGGCCCTTTTCAAGAGCCTCCTCGAGGAGGACGTCGAGGTCATCTTCGGCTATCCGGGCGGCCAGGTCCTCGAGATCTACGACGCCCTCCCGCAGTTCCCCATCAGGCACATCCTCACCAGGCACGAGCAGGGGGCCGTCCACGCCGCCGACGGCTTCGCCAGAGCCACCGGCAAGGTCGGTGTCTGCCTGGCGACCTCCGGCCCCGGAGCGGCCAACCTCGTCACCGGGCTGGCCACGGCCTACATGGACTCGACCCCGCTGGTCGCCCTGACCGGACAGGTGTCCACGGCTTTGCTCGGCCGCGATGCCTTCCAAGAGTCCGACCTGACCGGGATCACGATGCCCATCACCAAGCACAATTATCTGGTCAAGGACCCGGCCGACCTGCCCCGGATCATCAAGGAGGCCTTCCACATCGCCTCGACCGGCCGGCCCGGGCCGGTCCTGGTCGACATCCCGCGCGACGTTCAGATGGGCAAGGTGACTTTCCGCTATCCCAGCGAGGTCAGCCTGCCCGGTTACAAGCCGACCTTCTACGGCCATCCGGCCCAGATCACCCAGGCGGCCAAGGCCCTCGGCGCGGCCGAGCGGCCGCTGATCCTGGCCGGCGGCGGGGTGACCTCGTCCGGGGCCCACGAGATTCTGATGGACCTGGCCGAGAAGCTGTCCATCCCCGTCGTCAGCACGCTCCTCGGTCTCGGGACCATCCCCGCCGACCATCCGCTCTTCCTGGGGATGCTCGGCATGCACGGGACCTACCGGGCCAACCGGGCGGTCCACGAGGCCGACCTGCTCCTGGCCGTCGGGACTCGCTTCTCCGACCGGGTCACCGGTCCGACCGACCAGTTCGCCGCCAAGGCCAAGATCATCCACGTCGACGTCGACCCGGCGGAGATCGGCAAGAACGTCCAGGTCGACATCCCGGTCGTCGGTGACGCCCGGCAGATCCTCGAGGTCCTGACCGACAAGGTCGGCGAGACCAAGCCAGACGTGGCCGAGTGGCTGGCCGAGATCCGCTCGTGGCACGCCGACGGGCAATCGGAGGTCGACGACGAATCCCCGGTTAACCCGCCGGCGGCCATCCGGTGGATCGCCGAGGCGGCCGGTCAGGAGGCCGTCATCGTCACCGACGTCGGCCAGCATCAGATGTGGACCGCACAGCATTGGCCGGTCCGCCGCCCCCACACCTTGATCAGCTCAGGCGGCCTCGGGACGATGGGCTTCGGGCTACCGGCGGCCATTGGCGCCAAGGTTGGGCGGCCCGACGCCCCGGTCGTCCTGATCACCGGCGACGGCAGCTTCCAGATGAACGTCCAGGAGCTTGGGACGATGGCCGCCGAGGGCATCGCCCTCAAGATCTTCCTCTTCAACAACGGCAGTCTGGGCATGGTCCGGCAATGGCAGGACCTCTTCCTCAACGGCCGCCTGTCTCAGATCAACCTGCGCGGCTGGCCGGACTTCATCCGGTTGGTCGAGGCTTACGGCCTCAAGGCGAGCCGGGTGGAGCGGCATGGTCAACTGAAGTCGGTCC